In Candidatus Hydrogenedentota bacterium, the DNA window CGACGACGACTCTTACCGAGGGCGCGGCTGACGCGGCAGGCCGGGGTGGTCACGGGTACATGGACGCCCGAGGGGGTCCTTTTCGGATATCAGAGGGGGCATTCCCGGCCCCGGATACACGAAGACGGACCGGTTCTTGTAAGCACGGCAGCGAAAGGAGAACGACGTGACCAAACGGGAGTTGGTGATCGAGATCGCGGAACGGCTCGGCTACACCCAGAACGAAGTCGCGGATGTCGTCCAGCAAACATTAGATACGATAATCGAATGCCTCGCCGAGGGGCATCGCCTTGAAATCCGCAATTTCGGCGTATTCGAGGTCAAGAAACGCGATGCGCGTATGGGCCGAAACCCGCGGACGGGACAGGAAGTGCCCATCCAGCACAAGCGCGTGGCTTCATTCAAACCCGGCAAGGCGCTGAAAGAACGCGTGCAGACGGACTCCGTCACGGGCGAGACCATTCAGCGACCCGAAACGCCCTGGGCGCCTCCGGAGAGATGGCCAGCCCCTGGGTCCAACGGAGGGGAGCAAGGCAGCCTGTTCTGATAGACGGCGCGGTTCCGGAGCGCGATTTGGATGTAGAGCGCGCCTCCGTCTATACTAAGATCATCTTGGGTTGCGGCATTTGCACGTTTGCCACCCGCCAGCATGTGTTTTGAGGCCGGTGACGGCCCCAGGAACATGTCCACGTTGGATTCCATTCAGATGCCAGACCATAAGAAAGAAGACAGCTACGAGGCGCGGATGACCTTCACCGAGCACCTTGGGGAGCTGCGAACCCGGATTATCCGCGCGGGAATCGCGACGCTCGTGGCAATGTTCCTCGCCTACGCCGTGGGCGCCTACATCGAGGACGCCTTGATGTGGCCCATAGTCGGCTACATGGCAGACGACGAACAGCACATCGACCGGGGGTCAGGGCAATCCGCCCCATCCGAGGGCGAAGAGGGCGTAAAGAACGATGCCGCCGCGTCCGGCGGGGAAAAGGCCGTGGACGCCCGGCCGCCCGCCAGCCGCAGAGTCAGACAACAATGGACCAATATTCTCGCGCCGGTGCTCCTCAGGCTCAAGATAGCGGCCTATGCGGGGTTCCTGCTGGCGTCCCCCTACATCCTCTACCAGATTTGCGCCTTTATTTTTCCCGGGCTGAAACCGAACGAGAAGAGAGCCGTGCGCATTTTGCTCACGGGCGGAAGCATGTTGGCGGTCGCCGGCGTGTGCATCGCGTATTTTGGAATCCTGCCCGTGGTCATCCCCTACCTTCTAGACGTTTTCATCTCCCCGGAAATCGAGCTGAACCTGCGGCGCGACGAGACTATCCCTACCATCGTCAAGATAATGACGGGTTTCGCCATTGCGTTTCAGTTTCCCATGGTGGTTCTGGTGCTGGTTTACCTGGACTTGCTTTCCCCTCAGGCCTTGAAGAAATTCCGCAAGATAGCGATCGTCATACTTGCGGTGGTGGCCGCGGTGCTTACCCCGCCGGACGTGTTCTCGATGATGGTTATGCTGGTGCCGCTGCTGATACTATATGAGGCAAGCATTCTGTTATCGTATCTGGTAGTGCGGAGCAAGAAAAAGCGTGCGACGAGCGGCGCGGCGTAGGGCTGCGCACGCGTAACATAAGAAGCCGATAGTATGCTTGGAATGGGTATGGGCGAGATGATCCTGGTAGCAGGGATCGCTCTAATCATAATCGGACCAGAGAGGTTCCCCGAATTCGCGAAAATCTGCATGCGAACCATCCGCGACCTGCGGTCCTACGTGGAAGAGGCCAAAGACGACCTCCGCAAGGAACTCACCCCCATCAAGAAGGAAATCGATAAGGTCAAGAATTACGACCCCGAAAGCTATATCGACGCCCTGACCGACTCGCGCGACGATTCCGGCTATTACAAAGCCAGCCACGAGCAGAAGACTGGAGAATCGGCCGGCGGCAGTACCTCCACCCAAACCAAGAGCGGGGCGACAGAGCCGGAGTCTCGGAGTTCCGGAGAAAAACCTGAGGCCGATTCGGCGCCAGCCAAAGATGCCGCGGATACGCAGGCGGGCGCATCCAAGCCGGAAAGCCCATCCGCACCCGCTTCACCGGGAGAAGAAGACGTCGAGATCCCCAAGCCCATGGATGGGTAGAGAGCCTCTTTCCGGTTTCCACAACACCGAGCGCCCACGTGGCGCGACGGACCTCCCGACAGCAGACACTGTCCCCCTCG includes these proteins:
- the tatC gene encoding twin-arginine translocase subunit TatC, producing the protein MPDHKKEDSYEARMTFTEHLGELRTRIIRAGIATLVAMFLAYAVGAYIEDALMWPIVGYMADDEQHIDRGSGQSAPSEGEEGVKNDAAASGGEKAVDARPPASRRVRQQWTNILAPVLLRLKIAAYAGFLLASPYILYQICAFIFPGLKPNEKRAVRILLTGGSMLAVAGVCIAYFGILPVVIPYLLDVFISPEIELNLRRDETIPTIVKIMTGFAIAFQFPMVVLVLVYLDLLSPQALKKFRKIAIVILAVVAAVLTPPDVFSMMVMLVPLLILYEASILLSYLVVRSKKKRATSGAA
- a CDS encoding twin-arginine translocase TatA/TatE family subunit yields the protein MLGMGMGEMILVAGIALIIIGPERFPEFAKICMRTIRDLRSYVEEAKDDLRKELTPIKKEIDKVKNYDPESYIDALTDSRDDSGYYKASHEQKTGESAGGSTSTQTKSGATEPESRSSGEKPEADSAPAKDAADTQAGASKPESPSAPASPGEEDVEIPKPMDG
- a CDS encoding HU family DNA-binding protein, with amino-acid sequence MTKRELVIEIAERLGYTQNEVADVVQQTLDTIIECLAEGHRLEIRNFGVFEVKKRDARMGRNPRTGQEVPIQHKRVASFKPGKALKERVQTDSVTGETIQRPETPWAPPERWPAPGSNGGEQGSLF